The Montipora capricornis isolate CH-2021 chromosome 3, ASM3666992v2, whole genome shotgun sequence genome window below encodes:
- the LOC138041825 gene encoding uncharacterized protein, translating into MENVNVARVMPERLGLNRGSIITGTSVHNHRIERLWRKVNRIVCSRFVNIFSFLERNGLFNPLSEIHIWSLHVVYLPLINKALQDLISSWNHPPLTSACNYSPGQLWVDGMLRMRNHIHSAVQDVLQGNQQPDLPNYYGIDEEGPVPALQTNNNEVVPENRFQPSEYSLRKIQEVLSSLDEVQEMEGILAYQLILHIALLNDHVG; encoded by the coding sequence ATGGAAAACGTTAATGTAGCACGAGTTATGCCGGAAAGGCTTGGTTTGAACAGAGGAAGCATCATAACTGGGACATCAGTCCACAACCACCGTATAGAGCGTCTTTGGCGTAAGGTGAATAGAATTGTCTGCAGTCGGTTTGTGAACATTTTCTCGTTTTTAGAAAGAAATGGACTCTTCAATCCACTAAGTGAAATCCATATTTGGTCCTTGCATGTTGTGTACCTTCCACTTATTAACAAAGCACTTCAAGACCTAATATCATCTTGGAATCATCCCCCTTTGACAAGCGCATGTAACTACAGTCCAGGGCAGCTCTGGGTTGATGGCATGTTAAGGATGAGGAATCACATTCATTCTGCTGTACAGGATGTATTGCAAGGCAATCAACAACCTGATCTACCTAATTATTATGGCATTGATGAAGAAGGGCCTGTGCCAGctttacaaacaaacaacaatgaggtggttccagaaaatagaTTTCAGCCAAGTGAATACTCCTTGAGAAAAATTCAAGAAGTTCTTTCTAGTTTGGATGAAGTCCAAGAGATGGAAGGTATACTAGCATACCAGCTCATACTTCATATTGCCTTGTTAAATGATCATGTCGGGTAA